In Pseudomonas sp. ADAK18, a single window of DNA contains:
- the uraD gene encoding 2-oxo-4-hydroxy-4-carboxy-5-ureidoimidazoline decarboxylase, with protein sequence MSTFQTLKPSTLSRDAFINAFADIYEHSPWVAEKAFDLGQDSSIDEIETVHQRMSDILLSADHASQLALINAHPDLAGRAAVQGQLTEASTNEQAGAGIHQCSSDEFSRFTELNDAYKAKFKFPFIMAVKGSDRHQILAAFETRIHNSIDTEFKCALAEINKIALFRLLTL encoded by the coding sequence ATGAGCACCTTCCAGACCTTGAAACCTTCGACCTTGAGCCGCGATGCCTTCATCAACGCCTTCGCCGATATCTACGAACATTCGCCATGGGTGGCCGAAAAGGCCTTCGACCTGGGCCAGGACAGCTCGATCGACGAGATCGAAACCGTGCACCAGCGCATGAGCGACATCCTGTTGAGCGCCGATCATGCCAGTCAGCTGGCCCTGATCAACGCTCACCCGGACCTGGCAGGCCGTGCGGCCGTCCAGGGCCAGTTGACCGAAGCCAGCACTAATGAACAGGCTGGCGCCGGTATTCACCAATGCTCGAGCGACGAGTTTTCGCGCTTCACCGAGCTGAACGACGCCTACAAGGCCAAGTTCAAGTTTCCCTTCATCATGGCGGTAAAAGGCAGCGACCGGCACCAGATCCTCGCGGCATTCGAAACGCGCATCCACAACTCAATCGATACCGAGTTCAAGTGCGCGCTGGCGGAGATTAATAAAATCGCGTTGTTCCGATTACTGACCCTTTAG
- the uraH gene encoding hydroxyisourate hydrolase has translation MGRLTTHVLDAAHGCPGSAIKVELYRVEGAQLELVASTMTNSDGRCDAPLLQGDDYRSGVYQLQFSAGDYYRARGVLLPEPAFLDVVVLRFGISAEQDHYHVPLLISPYSYSTYRGS, from the coding sequence ATGGGACGACTGACCACACACGTACTGGACGCCGCTCACGGCTGCCCGGGTAGCGCCATCAAGGTTGAATTGTATCGCGTTGAAGGCGCACAGCTTGAGCTGGTCGCCAGCACCATGACCAACAGCGACGGTCGTTGCGACGCGCCATTGCTGCAAGGCGATGATTATCGTAGCGGTGTCTATCAGTTGCAGTTCAGCGCCGGTGATTACTACCGAGCCCGTGGCGTGTTATTGCCTGAGCCAGCTTTTCTTGACGTAGTGGTGCTGCGTTTCGGTATCAGTGCCGAACAAGACCATTACCATGTGCCCTTGCTGATTTCGCCTTACAGCTACTCGACCTATCGCGGCAGCTGA
- the puuE gene encoding allantoinase PuuE, which produces MSADYPRDLIGYGSNPPHPHWPGKARIALSFVLNYEEGGERNILHGDKESEAFLSEMVSAQPLQGERNMSMESLYEYGSRAGVWRILKLFKAFDIPLTIFAVAMAAQRHPDVIRVMVDAGHEICSHGYRWIDYQYMDEAQEREHMLEAIRILTELTGERPLGWYTGRTGPNTRRLVMEEGGFLYDCDTYDDDLPYWEPNNPTGKPHLVIPYTLDTNDMRFTQVQGFNKGDDFFEYLKDAFDVLYAEGAEAPKMLSIGLHCRLIGRPARMAALKRFIEYAKGHEQVWFTRRVDIARHWHETHPYQGAAK; this is translated from the coding sequence GTGAGCGCTGACTACCCACGCGACCTGATCGGTTACGGCAGTAACCCTCCTCACCCACATTGGCCGGGCAAGGCGCGCATCGCTTTGTCGTTCGTACTCAACTACGAAGAAGGCGGTGAGCGCAATATCTTGCACGGCGACAAAGAGTCAGAAGCCTTCCTCTCGGAAATGGTCTCGGCGCAGCCCCTGCAAGGCGAGCGCAACATGAGCATGGAGTCGCTGTACGAATATGGCAGCCGTGCCGGCGTGTGGCGCATCCTCAAACTGTTCAAAGCATTCGATATCCCGCTGACTATCTTCGCCGTGGCCATGGCCGCCCAGCGCCATCCGGACGTGATCCGCGTCATGGTCGACGCCGGCCATGAGATTTGCAGCCACGGCTACCGCTGGATCGACTACCAATACATGGATGAAGCCCAAGAGCGCGAGCACATGCTCGAAGCGATCCGCATCCTCACCGAACTGACCGGCGAACGCCCATTGGGCTGGTACACCGGACGCACCGGCCCCAACACCCGCCGGCTGGTGATGGAAGAAGGTGGCTTCCTCTACGACTGCGACACCTACGACGACGACCTGCCCTACTGGGAACCCAACAACCCGACCGGCAAGCCGCACCTGGTGATCCCGTACACCCTGGACACCAACGACATGCGCTTTACCCAGGTCCAGGGTTTCAACAAGGGCGACGACTTTTTCGAATACCTCAAAGACGCGTTCGATGTGCTGTACGCCGAAGGCGCAGAGGCACCGAAAATGCTCTCCATCGGTTTGCATTGCCGCCTGATCGGTCGCCCCGCGCGCATGGCTGCCCTCAAGCGTTTTATCGAATACGCCAAGGGCCATGAGCAGGTGTGGTTCACCCGCCGCGTGGACATTGCCCGGCATTGGCACGAAACCCACCCGTATCAGGGAGCGGCCAAATGA
- a CDS encoding ureidoglycolate lyase, translated as MRTLMIEPLTKEAFAPFGDVIETDGSDHFMINNGSTMRFHKLATVQTATPEDNAIISIFRADAQDMPLTVCMLERHPLGSQAFIPLLGNPFLIVVAPLGDEPVSGLVRAFVTNGRQGINYHRGVWHHPVLTIEKRDDFLVVDRSGTGNNCDEHFFKEDERLILAPHQ; from the coding sequence ATGCGCACACTGATGATCGAGCCCCTGACCAAAGAAGCCTTCGCCCCTTTCGGAGACGTTATCGAAACCGATGGCAGCGATCACTTCATGATCAACAACGGGTCGACCATGCGCTTTCATAAACTGGCGACGGTGCAAACCGCCACGCCAGAAGACAACGCAATCATCAGCATCTTCCGCGCCGATGCGCAGGACATGCCGCTGACTGTGTGCATGCTGGAGCGACACCCGCTGGGCAGCCAGGCTTTCATTCCGCTGCTCGGCAACCCCTTTCTGATCGTGGTCGCGCCACTTGGCGATGAACCTGTATCGGGCTTGGTCCGCGCCTTCGTCACCAACGGCAGGCAGGGCATTAATTACCATCGCGGCGTCTGGCACCACCCGGTGCTGACGATCGAAAAGCGGGATGACTTCCTGGTGGTTGATCGCAGTGGCACAGGCAATAACTGCGATGAGCATTTTTTCAAAGAGGATGAGCGGTTGATCCTTGCCCCCCACCAATAA
- a CDS encoding urate hydroxylase PuuD, with protein sequence MEAHLMEWLNLSVRWVHMITGVAWIGASFYFVWLENNLNRVNPKDGLAGDLWAIHGGGIYHLEKYKLAPPTMPDNLHWFKWEAYFTWMSGVALLCVVFYANPTLYLLAPGSSLSGPEGVLLGIGSLFVGWFVYSFLCDSALGKRPALLGLILFVLLIAAAYGFSKVFSGRGAYLHVGAVIGTIMVGNVFRIIMPAQRALVAAIAENRTPDPALPAKGLLRSRHNNYFTLPVLFIMISNHFPSTYGSQYNWLILAGIAVAAVLVRHYFNTRHNSQKYAWTLPVGALAMICLAYVTGPKPVATAPDVAKAPAAIEYQPLPETALGGGLKPAAPATPAPAAAEAAPAQASTDFGKVHSVIQERCAVCHSAKPTSPLFSAAPAGVMFDTPQQIQQMAPRIQAQAVASQIMPLGNITQMTQQERDLIGTWINQGARTN encoded by the coding sequence GTGGAAGCACATTTGATGGAATGGCTGAACCTGAGCGTGCGCTGGGTTCATATGATTACTGGCGTCGCCTGGATCGGCGCTTCCTTCTACTTTGTCTGGCTGGAAAACAACCTGAATCGCGTCAACCCCAAGGACGGCCTGGCCGGTGACTTGTGGGCTATCCACGGTGGCGGTATCTACCACCTGGAAAAATACAAACTGGCTCCGCCGACCATGCCGGACAACCTGCACTGGTTCAAATGGGAAGCCTATTTCACCTGGATGTCGGGCGTCGCGCTGCTGTGCGTGGTGTTCTACGCCAACCCGACCTTGTACCTGTTGGCCCCGGGCAGCAGCCTCAGTGGTCCGGAAGGTGTGCTGCTGGGCATTGGCTCACTGTTCGTCGGCTGGTTCGTCTACTCCTTTCTCTGCGACTCGGCCCTGGGCAAGCGCCCTGCCCTGCTCGGTTTGATTCTGTTCGTGCTGTTGATTGCGGCCGCCTATGGCTTCAGCAAGGTGTTCAGCGGTCGTGGTGCTTACCTGCATGTGGGCGCCGTGATCGGCACCATCATGGTCGGTAACGTGTTCCGCATCATCATGCCGGCCCAGCGTGCGCTGGTGGCGGCCATCGCGGAAAACCGCACCCCGGATCCGGCATTGCCGGCCAAGGGCTTGCTGCGTTCGCGCCACAACAACTACTTCACCCTGCCCGTGCTGTTCATCATGATCAGCAACCACTTCCCGAGCACCTACGGCAGCCAGTACAACTGGTTGATCCTGGCCGGGATCGCGGTAGCCGCGGTGTTGGTACGTCACTACTTCAACACCCGTCATAACAGCCAGAAATATGCCTGGACCTTACCGGTCGGCGCCCTGGCGATGATTTGCCTGGCGTACGTCACCGGTCCGAAACCTGTGGCCACCGCACCGGACGTCGCCAAGGCTCCGGCTGCTATCGAGTACCAGCCTTTGCCGGAAACGGCGCTGGGTGGTGGGCTCAAGCCGGCTGCACCGGCCACACCTGCACCGGCTGCTGCCGAAGCAGCACCGGCACAGGCTTCGACGGATTTCGGCAAGGTACATAGCGTGATTCAGGAACGCTGCGCCGTGTGCCATTCGGCCAAGCCCACCAGCCCGTTGTTCAGCGCAGCCCCTGCAGGGGTGATGTTTGATACGCCGCAGCAGATCCAGCAAATGGCACCGCGGATTCAGGCACAAGCGGTGGCGAGCCAGATCATGCCGTTGGGCAACATCACCCAGATGACCCAGCAAGAACGGGATTTGATTGGCACCTGGATCAATCAGGGGGCACGTACCAACTGA
- a CDS encoding outer membrane protein OmpK, which yields MKRTVNSLMLAGSLLAGGQAMAGDLLQWQNNSLTYLWGKNFTVNPQIQQTVTFEHADAWKYGDNFFFLDRIFYNGKEDGNVGPNTYYGEFSPRLSFGKIFDTDLSFGPIKDVLLAFTYEFGEGDNESYLLGPGFDLNIPGFDYFQLNFYQRQTEGNRPGDGVWQITPVWSYTIPVGNSNVLIDGFMDWVVDNDKNARGTYHANLHFNPQIKYDLGKALHWGEKQLYVGIEYDYWKNKYGIQDSGAFETNQDTASLLVKYHF from the coding sequence ATGAAACGTACTGTGAACAGCCTGATGCTGGCGGGATCCCTGCTGGCCGGAGGCCAGGCCATGGCCGGCGATCTGCTGCAGTGGCAGAACAACAGCCTGACGTATCTGTGGGGCAAGAACTTCACCGTCAACCCGCAAATCCAGCAAACGGTCACCTTTGAGCATGCCGATGCCTGGAAGTATGGCGACAACTTCTTCTTCCTCGACCGCATCTTTTACAACGGCAAGGAAGACGGCAACGTCGGACCGAATACTTACTACGGCGAGTTCAGCCCGCGCCTGTCTTTCGGCAAGATCTTTGATACGGACCTGTCCTTCGGACCGATCAAGGACGTGTTGCTGGCGTTCACGTACGAGTTCGGCGAAGGCGACAATGAGTCCTACTTGCTGGGCCCAGGCTTTGACCTGAACATCCCCGGCTTCGACTACTTCCAGTTGAACTTCTACCAGCGCCAGACCGAAGGCAATCGCCCGGGAGACGGCGTGTGGCAGATCACGCCGGTGTGGTCGTACACCATCCCTGTGGGCAACTCCAATGTGTTGATCGACGGCTTTATGGATTGGGTGGTGGACAACGACAAAAACGCTCGTGGCACTTACCACGCCAACCTGCACTTCAACCCGCAGATCAAGTATGACCTGGGCAAGGCGCTGCATTGGGGCGAGAAGCAGTTGTATGTCGGTATCGAATACGACTACTGGAAGAACAAGTACGGCATCCAGGATTCGGGCGCATTCGAGACCAATCAGGATACGGCGAGCTTGCTGGTCAAGTATCACTTCTGA
- a CDS encoding nucleobase:cation symporter-2 family protein: MSELAEPQIPAAPAMVRLPLLQLILVGLQHVLLMYGGAVAVPLIIGQAAGLSREEIAFLINADLLVAGIATMVQSFGIGPVGIRMPVMMGASFAAVGSMVAMAGMPGIGLQGIFGATIAAGFFGIVIAPFMSKVVRFFPPLVTGTVITAIGLSLFPVAVNWAGGGAAAVQFGSPIYLAIAALVLATILLINRFMRGFWVNISVLIGMALGYGLCGIIGMVDLSGLAQAPWVQVVTPLHFGMPKFELAPILSMCLVVVIIFVESTGMFLALGKITGQEVTPKMLRRGLLCDAGASFFAGFFNTFTHSSFAQNIGLVQMTGVRCRSVTIVAGGFLIILSLLPKAAFLVASIPPAVLGGAAIAMFGMVAATGIKILQEADIADRRNQLLVAVSIGMGLIPVVRPEFFAQLPLWMSPITHSGIAMATLSALSLNLLFNILGGAERAAANEHAHQH; this comes from the coding sequence ATGTCCGAGTTAGCCGAACCGCAGATTCCTGCCGCACCCGCTATGGTGCGGCTACCCCTGTTGCAACTGATTCTGGTAGGCCTGCAACACGTATTGCTGATGTACGGCGGTGCGGTTGCAGTCCCCCTGATCATCGGACAAGCCGCGGGTTTGAGTCGTGAAGAGATCGCTTTCCTGATCAACGCCGACCTGTTGGTAGCGGGCATCGCCACCATGGTGCAGTCCTTCGGCATCGGCCCGGTGGGCATTCGCATGCCGGTGATGATGGGCGCCAGTTTCGCTGCGGTTGGCAGCATGGTTGCCATGGCGGGCATGCCTGGCATCGGCCTGCAAGGGATCTTCGGCGCGACCATCGCGGCCGGTTTCTTCGGCATCGTCATCGCGCCCTTCATGTCCAAGGTCGTGCGTTTTTTCCCACCACTGGTGACTGGCACGGTCATCACCGCCATCGGTCTTTCGTTATTTCCCGTTGCCGTGAACTGGGCAGGCGGTGGCGCCGCTGCCGTGCAGTTCGGCTCACCGATTTACCTGGCCATTGCCGCCCTGGTGCTGGCGACCATTCTGCTGATCAATCGCTTCATGCGTGGCTTCTGGGTCAATATTTCAGTACTGATCGGCATGGCCCTGGGTTATGGGTTGTGCGGGATAATCGGCATGGTCGACCTCAGCGGCCTGGCCCAGGCGCCCTGGGTTCAAGTAGTGACACCGTTGCATTTCGGTATGCCCAAGTTCGAGTTGGCGCCGATTCTGTCGATGTGCCTGGTGGTGGTGATTATCTTTGTCGAGTCCACCGGGATGTTCCTGGCCCTGGGCAAGATCACCGGTCAGGAAGTCACGCCCAAAATGCTGCGTCGTGGCCTTCTGTGTGACGCCGGGGCATCGTTCTTCGCTGGGTTCTTCAACACCTTCACCCATTCCTCTTTCGCGCAAAACATCGGCCTGGTGCAAATGACCGGTGTGCGCTGCCGCTCGGTGACCATCGTTGCTGGGGGCTTTTTGATCATTCTCAGCCTGCTGCCCAAGGCGGCGTTCCTGGTGGCCTCGATTCCGCCAGCGGTACTCGGCGGCGCAGCCATCGCCATGTTCGGAATGGTGGCGGCCACCGGGATCAAGATCCTCCAGGAAGCCGACATCGCCGACCGTCGCAACCAGTTGCTGGTGGCGGTGAGCATCGGCATGGGCTTGATTCCAGTGGTGCGACCGGAGTTCTTCGCGCAGTTGCCGTTGTGGATGAGCCCGATCACCCACAGTGGCATCGCCATGGCGACCCTCAGCGCGTTGTCGCTGAACCTGTTGTTCAACATCCTGGGCGGAGCCGAACGGGCTGCGGCCAACGAACACGCTCACCAACACTGA
- the alc gene encoding allantoicase, with product MKAYAVPFEKFVNLADARLGTKIISVTDDWFADANRLFQPTPAVWKEGVFDDNGKWMDGWESRRKRFEGYDSAVIRLGVPGSIKGVDIDTSFFTGNFPPSASLEACFLASGEPDDNTQWVEVLSAVELQGNSHHFHEINNDQAFSHLRFNIYPDGGVARLRVYGIPFRDWSAVGDNEQVDLAAALNGGRALACSDEHFGRMSNILNPGRGINMGDGWETARRRTPGNDWVIVALGHPGEIEKIVVDTLHFKGNYPDTCSIQGAFVKGGTDSQIETQSLFWRELLPAQKLEMHAEHTFAEQIKALGPITHIRLNVFPDGGVSRLRVLGKVAK from the coding sequence ATGAAAGCTTACGCCGTACCGTTCGAGAAGTTCGTCAACCTGGCCGACGCCCGCCTGGGCACCAAGATCATCTCGGTGACCGATGACTGGTTCGCTGACGCCAACCGACTGTTCCAGCCAACCCCGGCCGTATGGAAGGAGGGCGTGTTCGATGACAACGGCAAGTGGATGGACGGCTGGGAGTCGCGCCGCAAGCGCTTCGAAGGCTACGACAGCGCGGTGATTCGCCTGGGCGTACCGGGCTCGATTAAGGGCGTGGACATCGACACTTCATTCTTCACCGGCAACTTCCCGCCATCAGCGTCCCTGGAAGCGTGCTTCCTGGCGTCCGGCGAGCCGGATGACAACACTCAATGGGTTGAAGTGCTGTCGGCTGTAGAGTTGCAAGGCAACAGCCATCACTTCCATGAGATCAACAACGACCAGGCGTTCAGCCACCTGCGCTTCAACATCTACCCGGATGGTGGCGTGGCCCGTCTGCGTGTGTACGGTATTCCGTTCCGCGACTGGTCCGCTGTAGGCGACAACGAACAGGTCGACCTGGCAGCCGCCCTCAACGGTGGTCGCGCGCTGGCCTGCTCCGATGAACACTTCGGCCGCATGAGCAACATCCTAAACCCGGGCCGTGGCATCAACATGGGCGACGGCTGGGAAACTGCACGTCGTCGTACGCCAGGCAATGACTGGGTGATCGTCGCCCTGGGTCATCCGGGTGAAATCGAGAAAATCGTTGTCGACACCCTGCACTTCAAGGGCAACTACCCGGACACCTGCTCGATCCAGGGTGCTTTCGTCAAGGGCGGCACCGACAGCCAGATCGAAACCCAATCGCTGTTCTGGCGTGAACTGCTGCCGGCACAGAAGCTGGAAATGCACGCCGAACACACCTTCGCCGAGCAGATCAAGGCACTGGGCCCGATCACTCACATCCGCCTGAACGTGTTCCCGGATGGCGGTGTGAGCCGCCTGCGGGTACTGGGCAAGGTCGCGAAGTAA